The genomic DNA CGACGTAGGAAATGGCGAGTTCGAGTGTACCGTCTTCCTGGCAGGTCGTCCGTAATTCCAGTTCGCCGCTGATGACACCGACTTCATTCGTCATGACACCGTGTGTGGCGGTAAACGTAGAGGTTTTCGTTTCCATCGAATCGACTCCTTCTTAGTAGGTACAGGTGTTCAGCATCGTTTGCAGTGCTGTTTTTTCCGTTGATTGAAGACTTAAGCCCCAACGGCTTTTCGTGTTGATCCACATCTTCGAGTAGGCACAGCTTGCGCCGGCACGGGTTGGTTTCCATGTCGATGGATCCTGGTCACCCTTCGAACGGTTCGAGCTTGCGGAGACGGCAATCAATTGCGGACCGTTGAGGTCGTTTGCGAATGCCTGACGTGTCGTTGTCGTCCAGCTGCTTGCACCGGAACGCCATGCTTCCGCGAGCGGCACCACATGATCGATGTCGAGATCGGACGGGTTCGTGAACGTTAGTCCATCATAATAACTGTACCATGAGCCGGATGTGACCGGGCAGCTGCCGACGTATGAATCCGCATCGCGTTTCAAGACGACTTGGCGCGTGTCACAACCGTTTCCCTGGCTGATCCAGTGTGGGAACAGATCACGGGAGTAACCGGTCATCGTACTTTCGGCTTTGACCGTTAAGGCATTGAGTTCGGATTGTGCCGTCGCTTTTGACGGGATGCCGGACGGGAGTGCGGAAACGGGTGAGAGGTCGAACTGAAACGCAGTGAGAAACAAAACAAACGATACGGCGAGTAGCTTGAGTTTCTGGAACATGAACTGCCTCCTCTTATGTAAGTGTGATGAGAGAATCCTCTCAACTCACTCAGTATGCCACCGAATATTTTGGATAGGGTTAAAATCATGTAAACATTACAAAAGTTGAATACTTTTCATCAAAAATATTTTTTTGGAATTAGTCCCAAAGTAATAGAGAAATGAAGTACTTAAAAAAATAAAACCGATATTAGATAAAAAAACAAAATGAATGATTTAAAATTGCGGGGACTTTTAACATAAAAAAATTCAACTCTTGTATAGTAAAGGGGTACCTCTGTTCGATTTGAACAGCAGGCACTCCTTTTTTAGGAGCCACGAGGAATTCAAACGCCAAGGAGCTGAGACCGTACCATGAACAAACAAGACATCAGTGATATCCGTCGCCATTTTAAGGTCGACTCGGAACTACTTAAAATCAACGAAATTTATAATGTATATATCCGCAAAGAAACGAGTGAAATCTTCTATGAGGAAAGCCGACCATTCGCCTTTCTCGAACTTGAGCAACAGGAATTGTTCCTTGCGAACTTCAAGAAAGTCCTGACCGGGAAACTCGACATCAAACTGTTTGAGGTCAAGTTCCAGCAGCCGGAAGAAGGCGCGACCGGACATACGCAACAACTGTTGTACGAAGGGCTATACACGGAAGAGACAGAAGACTGGACGGAGCAGATGCAACAGATTGCGCTGAAGATGGTCCAGGACGTGCAGTACGAAAACGATATCGTCGTCACGTTCATCCGGGGACAGTATTACAAAACGACGAAACGGCAGGCAGACGAGACGGAAGTTGATAAGAACGATGAAGTTTATACGACACCGTTTATTCTGAGCAGTCTCAACCAGACGGAACTGCCGAAACAATCACTTGTCTTCGACTATGTCGATCTCGAGTTCAAGTCGAACCTGCTGATCAATCCGGTCATCAAACTCGCGTCACCAATCGGCGGCTTTTTATTCCCGTGCTTTACGGATAATGCGGCGGACGTCAACCGTGTCCTTTACACAGCAAGCAAGCCGAATAAACCTGATCTGTTGTTCATCGAAAACGTCCTGAACGGTGATCAGATCGTGACGGCGGAAGAAGACAAAGCGGTGTTTGAAGAGATCGTCAAACTGGTCATCGGCGAATCAGTCGATTCAAAAACGCTGGCGGGTGTCTATGAGGAAGTCAATCACCTGCTTGTCGTTGAGGACGAAAAGGAAGACGAGCCGGAAGATATTCCGATGCTGGACGTCAAAGAAGTCGAACGGGTCTTAAAAGCGAGCGGCATCGAAGACGTTAGTACGGAACAGGTCGAACGGGCTTTCAAAACAGTCATCGATGATACGACGTACGAGATGAAGGCGAGCAACATCGTCCCGAACTATGAAGCGAAATCGATTAAAATCAATACGAAAGTCGCGAATATCTCCGTCAGCGCCCAGGATTTGAAGTACATCAAGCAGGTCAATTACAACGGCAAACAATGTCTGTTGATTGAAGTCGAGGAAGATACCGTCATCGACGGATTTACGCTCGTCTCGGAAGAAAATATTTTAAGTTAATTCAAAAAGGCACTCGTTTCGCGTCATTCCGACAGGGAAAGGACGCGAAAGACGGGTGCCGTTTTTTGAATCATCCAGAATGATTGATTAATCGGATAAAGATGCGTATGATTGATTTTGTAAGCGGTATCTTTTAAGAAAAAGAGATATCCGACATTTTTTTAATCATTTACGAAAGCGGTTTCGATACTTATTTTTACAAATGAATGACCTCTTATAAGCATGTAAGGAATTCGATAAAAGGAGGAAGAAACATGGGACAGGAGTATCAGCAATTGGTCGATCGGTTAGCGCAAAAAAAGACCGGTGAACTACAGGATGGTGTCGAAGTCGTCATCAAACCGGTACCGGACCGGACGGAAAGCGGCGTACTCGATCCGCGCGTCTTGGAAGTCATGACGCAGCAACAGCAGGACAGTTCACCGGCCGGCCCTTTTTCACTCGAAGCAGCACGGGCCGGGATGGGCTGGGTCAACACCGACCTGACAACGACAGACATCACGACGGAAGACATCATGATTCCAAGTGCCGAGCAATCGATTCCGGCACGAATCTATCGTCCCCGGTCGACGGAACCGTTACCGGCGGTTGTCTATTTCCACGGCGGCGGCTTTTTCGGCGGAACGCTTGAACCGGTCGAACATCCTTGCCGGTTGTTGGCGGAGCGGGCGAACGTTGTCGTGATTTCGATCGATTACCGACTCGCACCGGAACACCCGTTTCCGGCTGGTCTGAACGATTGTTTCACGTCCGTCAAATGGGTTTACGAACAGGCGGCAGAGCTCGGGATCAGCCGTACACAGCTGGCTGTCGCCGGCGACAGTGCCGGCGGGAACTTAGCGACGGTCTGTGCCTTGCTTGACCGCGAACAGCAGACAGAGATGATCCAGTACCAAGTCCTGCTCTATCCGGTCGTCAATCTTGCCGCCTTGCCGACGGATGATTTCGAGTGGTGTCTTGACGCCTACGAAATGAACGAGAATCGGGAGTTGCTTGAAGGGATCGTCACAGCTCTTGCAGACACGGATGGCTTGTTGAACCGGTTATATCTGCAAGGAACGACCGATGTCCAGGATCCGCATGTCTCTCCACTGTTTAGCGACAAGCTGGCAGGACTACCGGACGCATTGATCATCACGGCAGAATACGATTACCTCCGTCTTGAAGGGGAAGCGTACGGACGAAAACTCGCGCGGGCCGGTGTCAAAACAAAACGCATTCAATACAACGGGATGGACCACGCCTTTATCGAAAAGCTCGGGCAGTATCCGCAAGCGGAAGACTGCATCACGGAAATCGCGAACGGTCTGAAGAAACGGTTTGCGACTACACAACCAACAGGAGGATGAATCGATGACGACATATACATTAGATTGGAACGCCTATACGGCACTGGCAAGGCAGACGGTCGCAGAAGGAGCGGTCCTGCTGAAAAATGACAAGCAGACGTTGCCGTTGCCTGCAGGAACAACAGTCTCGGTGTTCGGACGTAATCAGTTCAATTATTATAAAAGCGGAACAGGGTCCGGCGGAATGGTCAACGTCACGCACGTGACAAGTCCGCTCGAAGCGTTGCAACAACATCCGGATGTGACGGTAAACCAGTCGTTACTCGACGTCTATGAAGTCTGGCTGAAAGATCATCCGTTTGATAAAGGCGAAGGCTGGGCCGCGGAACCGTGGTCGCAGGAAGAAATGCCGGTCACGGATGAAGTCGTCG from Exiguobacterium sibiricum 7-3 includes the following:
- a CDS encoding DUF4317 domain-containing protein, which produces MNKQDISDIRRHFKVDSELLKINEIYNVYIRKETSEIFYEESRPFAFLELEQQELFLANFKKVLTGKLDIKLFEVKFQQPEEGATGHTQQLLYEGLYTEETEDWTEQMQQIALKMVQDVQYENDIVVTFIRGQYYKTTKRQADETEVDKNDEVYTTPFILSSLNQTELPKQSLVFDYVDLEFKSNLLINPVIKLASPIGGFLFPCFTDNAADVNRVLYTASKPNKPDLLFIENVLNGDQIVTAEEDKAVFEEIVKLVIGESVDSKTLAGVYEEVNHLLVVEDEKEDEPEDIPMLDVKEVERVLKASGIEDVSTEQVERAFKTVIDDTTYEMKASNIVPNYEAKSIKINTKVANISVSAQDLKYIKQVNYNGKQCLLIEVEEDTVIDGFTLVSEENILS
- a CDS encoding alpha/beta hydrolase, whose amino-acid sequence is MGQEYQQLVDRLAQKKTGELQDGVEVVIKPVPDRTESGVLDPRVLEVMTQQQQDSSPAGPFSLEAARAGMGWVNTDLTTTDITTEDIMIPSAEQSIPARIYRPRSTEPLPAVVYFHGGGFFGGTLEPVEHPCRLLAERANVVVISIDYRLAPEHPFPAGLNDCFTSVKWVYEQAAELGISRTQLAVAGDSAGGNLATVCALLDREQQTEMIQYQVLLYPVVNLAALPTDDFEWCLDAYEMNENRELLEGIVTALADTDGLLNRLYLQGTTDVQDPHVSPLFSDKLAGLPDALIITAEYDYLRLEGEAYGRKLARAGVKTKRIQYNGMDHAFIEKLGQYPQAEDCITEIANGLKKRFATTQPTGG
- a CDS encoding HNH endonuclease family protein; translation: MFQKLKLLAVSFVLFLTAFQFDLSPVSALPSGIPSKATAQSELNALTVKAESTMTGYSRDLFPHWISQGNGCDTRQVVLKRDADSYVGSCPVTSGSWYSYYDGLTFTNPSDLDIDHVVPLAEAWRSGASSWTTTTRQAFANDLNGPQLIAVSASSNRSKGDQDPSTWKPTRAGASCAYSKMWINTKSRWGLSLQSTEKTALQTMLNTCTY